The Symphalangus syndactylus isolate Jambi chromosome 11, NHGRI_mSymSyn1-v2.1_pri, whole genome shotgun sequence genome contains a region encoding:
- the HSDL1 gene encoding inactive hydroxysteroid dehydrogenase-like protein 1 has translation MAAVDSFYLLYREIARSCNCYMEALALVGAWYTARKSITVICDFYSLIRLHFIPRLGSRADLIKQYGRWAVVSGATDGIGKAYAEELASRGLNIILISRNEEKLQIVAKDIADTYKVETDIIVADFSSGREIYLPIREALKDKDIGILVNNVGVFYPYPQYFTQLSEDKLWDIINVNIAAASLMVHVVLPGMVERKKGAIVTISSGSCCKPTPQLAAFSASKAYLDHFSRALQYEYASKGIFVQSLIPFYVATSMTAPSSFLHRCSWLVPSPKVYAHHAVSTLGISKRTTGYWSHSIQFLFAQYMPEWLWVWGANILNRSLRKEALSCTA, from the exons ATGGCTGCTGTTGACAGTTTCTACCTCTTGTACAGGGAAATCGCCAGGTCTTGCAATTGCTATATGGAAGCTCTAGCTTTGGTTGGAGCCTGGTATACGGCCAGAAAAAGCATCACTGTCATCTGTGACTTTTACAGCCTGATCAGGCTGCATTTTATCCCCCGCCTGGGGAGCAGAGCAGACTTGATTAAGCAGTATGGAAGATGGGCCGTTGTCAGTG GTGCAACGGATGGGATTGGAAAAGCCTACGCTGAAGAGTTAGCAAGCCGAGGTCTCAATATCATCCTGATTAGTCGCAACGAGGAGAAGTTGCAGATTGTTGCTAAAGACATAGCCGACACGTACAAAGTAGAAACTGATATTATAGTTGCGGACTTCAGCAGCGGCCGTGAGATCTACCTTCCAATTCGAGAAGCCCTGAAGGACAAAGACATTGGCATCTTGGTAAATAACGTGGGTGTGTTTTATCCCTACCCGCAGTATTTCACTCAGCTCTCCGAGGACAAGCTCTGGGACATCATAAATGTGAACATTGCCGCTGCTAGTTTGATGGTCCATGTCGTGTTACCGGGAAtggtggagagaaagaaaggtgCCATCGTCACGATCTCTTCTGGCTCCTGCTGCAAACCCACTCCTCAGCTggctgcattttctgcttctaag GCTTATTTAGACCACTTCAGCAGAGCCTTGCAGTATGAATATGCCTCTAAAGGAATCTTTGTACAGAGTCTAATCCCTTTCTATGTAGCCACCAGCATGACAGCACCCAGCAGCTTTCTGCACAGGTGCTCGTGGTTGGTGCCTTCGCCAAAAGTCTATGCACATCATGCTGTTTCTACTCTTGGGATTTCCAAAAGGACCACAGGATACTGGTCCCATTCTATTCAG tttctttttgcaCAGTATATGCCTGAATGGCTCTGGGTGTGGGGAGCAAATATTCTCAACCGTTCACTACGTAAGGAGGCCTTATCCTGCACAGCCTGA